In Zingiber officinale cultivar Zhangliang chromosome 6A, Zo_v1.1, whole genome shotgun sequence, a single genomic region encodes these proteins:
- the LOC121997222 gene encoding gluconokinase-like isoform X1 yields MASDPKSSGLAFVIMGVSGTGKSTVAEMLAKTLNCSFLEADDFHSKANKEKMRNGIPLTDEDRFPWLECLRDAIRIVMISGKSIVLTCSALQKKYREILRSSDPDYKAGQYSNCRVRFICLEAPVEVIADRIRSRSKEGKHFMPVSLLQSQLDLLQIDEVEGITKVDATTSLETIMDTLLQVLSKHIGSPLQVATSTSLR; encoded by the exons ATGGCTTCCGATCCGAAATCTTCCG GACTAGCATTTGTGATCATGGGAGTTAGCGGCACCGGGAAATC GACTGTTGCTGAGATGCTTGCAAAGACATTAAATTGTAGCTTTCTTGAAGCAGATGACTTCCACTCCAAGGCAAACAAAG AGAAGATGAGAAATGGGATTCCACTTACAGACGAAGACCGGTTCCCATGGCTTGAATGTCTTCGAGATGCTATTAGGATCGTCATGATCTCTGGCAAAAGCATAGTACTCACTTGCTCTGCGTTGCAGAAGAAGTACAGAGAGATCCTCCGGTCTTCTGACCCAGATTACAAGGCAGGCCAGTATTCTAATTGCAGGGTTAGATTTATATGCTTGGAGGCTCCAGTGGAAGTAATTGCTGATAGGATAAGGAGTAGATCAAAAGAAGGGAAACATTTCATGCCTGTTTCCCTTTTGCAGTCCCAACTGGATTTGCTTCAGATAGATGAAGTTGAAGGAATAACCAAGGTGGATGCCACCACAAGCCTGGAAACCATCATGGATACTTTGCTACAAGTCTTGTCCAAGCACATTGGCAGCCCTCTTCAAGTGGCTACTTCAACTTCACTTCGATGA
- the LOC121997222 gene encoding gluconokinase-like isoform X2 yields MLAKTLNCSFLEADDFHSKANKEKMRNGIPLTDEDRFPWLECLRDAIRIVMISGKSIVLTCSALQKKYREILRSSDPDYKAGQYSNCRVRFICLEAPVEVIADRIRSRSKEGKHFMPVSLLQSQLDLLQIDEVEGITKVDATTSLETIMDTLLQVLSKHIGSPLQVATSTSLR; encoded by the exons ATGCTTGCAAAGACATTAAATTGTAGCTTTCTTGAAGCAGATGACTTCCACTCCAAGGCAAACAAAG AGAAGATGAGAAATGGGATTCCACTTACAGACGAAGACCGGTTCCCATGGCTTGAATGTCTTCGAGATGCTATTAGGATCGTCATGATCTCTGGCAAAAGCATAGTACTCACTTGCTCTGCGTTGCAGAAGAAGTACAGAGAGATCCTCCGGTCTTCTGACCCAGATTACAAGGCAGGCCAGTATTCTAATTGCAGGGTTAGATTTATATGCTTGGAGGCTCCAGTGGAAGTAATTGCTGATAGGATAAGGAGTAGATCAAAAGAAGGGAAACATTTCATGCCTGTTTCCCTTTTGCAGTCCCAACTGGATTTGCTTCAGATAGATGAAGTTGAAGGAATAACCAAGGTGGATGCCACCACAAGCCTGGAAACCATCATGGATACTTTGCTACAAGTCTTGTCCAAGCACATTGGCAGCCCTCTTCAAGTGGCTACTTCAACTTCACTTCGATGA